One Thermoanaerobacter kivui genomic window, AATAAGCTCTCCATCAGTCATAACCGCAAATCTATCCCCTATTAACTCTGCCTCATGAACATCGTGTGTAACATACAACACCGGTATATTCCTGCTTTTTAGCACCTCATAAAACTTGGGCAAAAGCTTTTCTTTGCTCGCAACATCAATTTCACTAAAAGGCTCGTCCAAAAGCATAACCGAAGGCTCAGATACCAAAGCTCGCGCTAACGAGGCCCTACTTTTATATCCACCACTGAGTTGTCGTGGCTTGAAGTGCAAATAGTCTTTTAAGCCCAACATTTCAATCATTCTTTCAGCTGTTTTTTCACAGCCCCGCCCATTTTTCAATGGATACATGATATTATCTTTTACTGTCAGATGATCAAAAAGGGCTGTGCGCTGCGGCACATATCCTACCTCTCTGTGTTCGGGCGGCAGCATGGTTACATCTTGGCCGTTAATAATTATTTGCCCTTTATCAGGTTTTATTATACCAGCTATGATTCTAAGCAATGTAGATTTACCACTTCCATTCAATCCTATTATTACCTTAATCTCAGAAGCTAT contains:
- a CDS encoding ABC transporter ATP-binding protein codes for the protein MLEIISIIKSFKERKVLKDVTLKIASEIKVIIGLNGSGKSTLLRIIAGIIKPDKGQIIINGQDVTMLPPEHREVGYVPQRTALFDHLTVKDNIMYPLKNGRGCEKTAERMIEMLGLKDYLHFKPRQLSGGYKSRASLARALVSEPSVMLLDEPFSEIDVASKEKLLPKFYEVLKSRNIPVLYVTHDVHEAELIGDRFAVMTDGELIHIGSASEAFEFIRGKIF